tctcattatctcacattaaaagttggaaacctgaaaccccaCCTAACCataactatactatccctttaacacgCTCCCAATTGGTTGGTTTGTTGCCATATGTTGCACAAATGCTTTATACTGCTTCAGATGCCCGTGCCCGTTCGCACGGAATAATGAGGAAATTCCGAGTACTCGAATGAGTTATACTTCATCCCCTCAGCGTTGAGTGGATTTACCTAAATTTTTACACCGTCTCATACCTCGTATTTTGCGATCAAGTGGTTGCGAAGTAGTATCCCAGTTACAGAATAAAGTGTTTATGCGTGaagtcgggttttttttttttttttgtttttttttccagagatATTTTCAAACCGAGCTATTCACCTCACAGAACCGGTTATGAATTTCCTGCCAACATTTTACATCATCCACCCCGTCCCCCACCCTGCATGGTCCGTCAGTCTATAGAATAACGTAATGACAATAATGGTTTAATTTACCCCGGGAAGCCTTTTGCCGTTGTTATTTCACCAGTATTGTCCAATATCCATGTTTGTGTACATTCGTaagttgagagagagagagagagagagagagagacatccgTGGGTAAAAGCGTGTCGTCCAAGGACGCGAGCACTTTGCAGGATCCTAACTCGCgcccttttttggggggaagtCAAGAGCCAATTCAGGAAATAATGTccgaagatatttttttttcaaaaacatttgaagagtttgaccGCAAAAAGTGAACTCCATTCATGTTTAAAGGGATAATgaatatagttttggttgacaccAATTTTTGAGATGGGGCTTTAGGTTTCCAACTTCTGTTTTTgtgagttaaaggacaagttcaccttcatagacatgtgggttgagtgaatgcagcaatattagtagaatgagagtttgaggaaaatcggacaatccgttcaaaagttatgaatttgtgaagtttctgttcagtcacggctggatgagaagactactatagcttgtgatgtcataggaGTACAACtttataaagaaagtataaagaaaattcaagatattctcacttttctcacataaataaaagaacactcgacttctgtCTTTCAAAAGTcaggggggaataatattactcctaacataagtcagtaacaagtcaaggaaatgtgcactttattcaaaaagtcaagttttgtgaaattctctttttagtttccttatatcgttgtacgcatgtgacatcatacactgtagtagtcttctcccCCAGCATTAAttgcacagatattttaaaaattcataacttttgaaccgattgtcggattttccccaaactttcactgatgtgttctactaacattgttaccttcactcaatccacatttatataaaggtgaacttgtcctttaatgagaaacctctcaggAAATATGAAAGTGCACACAATTCatagagaaattcaaagtttataatatgataaaaatttgCTTTGGAacagctgagatatccaaaacagagcgatcctcataaaaggtgggattcatcttttattaggatcacctagtttgactttgtttttggatatctcagatatttcaaaaccgattttcatcaaataaactttgaattcctctcagaattgtatactctttatttcataaggtggtttcttagtatctcgcaaaaaaaaaagggggcttcaacttcaacttcaaccAATATgatgccatccctttaataggTAAAGACGTTTGTGAATAAagctgcagaaaaaaaataaaaggaaaataatgagaatatataggatttttaaaatcataacttcaagaatactCCTTATGTAAGGTTTcattttgctctctctctctctctctctctgatggacttatttaaaaaagaataaaaacgtCTCTTAGCCCATTTCCGATCAAACTCTTCGTCAAATTTCAGCTCTCATTTCTGTTGCAAGAATGTCTCACGTGGGAATTTAATGTACTGTATGGCATAGAGGATCGAGATGCGATAAAATGCGTGCTGACGTCGCCTCATTGTTAAGTTGGAATCACATAAACTAGACAATACTGCTTTCAAGGTCCCGTACTCGTGGATATTTGAAAACTGTGAATTTATTGTCTAGCATGGTTGTCCTTTCGTACCGGGCACATCACGAATAGGACTGATCCCCACCGAAAGGGCAAATTGGTTCCAGGACTCCACACCGTGTAGTCGTCGTTCACCCGTGAAGTTCAGCCGTGTAGTACTAATCTGACGCATAATGTGGCTCATGTACCGTGAATGATGcagaataatgataaataaaaaaacccGATTAAGTCCCAACTCGTTTTTGTAATGGTTTTCGTTCTCTCAGAAGTCATACAACGTCGACACGATAAGTATGAGGTTAAACACGCCCCGGGTATATGTACTCCGCCGTGGGGACTAACGTACATGACGCTGTGCTGCTCGTCAGGGGTTTCTACCACACCACGAGCGACTAATTTTAACTGATGCACTTGTGATGTAATCACAAAGGAaacattgttttataattcaAAGCCAACATACCGCTTTCAgttttttacccccccccctccaaaaaaaaaaagaaaaaaagagaagaaagccAACCTTAGCGTCGAgcaagaagagagaaagacagactgtgagacagaaagacaaacaaacatagacagaaacagacagacagacaaaaaaaaaaaggaaaatgccaGATTCTATTTGATTGAGGTTTTTGTCAGGTAGGCCAAATGTTTATTTAGCTGGGAAAGCTCATGTTGTATAACGAAGGAGTTATCAAAATTATGTGTTCTATAACTCTTTATTTCCGGTATCTCCTCCCTGAAGCGTTTTGTAACTTAAACAAAAGCACGAAAAATGTATCCGGCATTCAACAATAATATGTTGCAAAACTGCCAAATTCTATTCGATTGAGGTTTTTGTCAGGTAggcctaatgtttatttaccTGGGAAAGCTCATGTTGTATAACCAAGGAGTTACGAAAATTATGTGTTCTATAACTCTTTATTTCCGGTATCACCTCCCTGAAGCGTTTTGTAACTTAAACAAAAGCACGAAAAATGTATTCGGCATTCAACAATAACAGTCATGTTGCAAAACAGTTGAATTCGTATGCGAAAGGAAATTAATCTACCTGTAGCAACCTTAACTGGTCAGGGattccggggtaaaaaaaaaaataaataaaatcatctAACGGGCAGATAGAAAGCACGATAAGTTAGTTTGAACGATATGGgagaatatcaaaaaaaaaaaaaaaaaagccgtcATAGTGACTAGAAAATAACCCTCTTACATCACGTGGTTTTCATTACATTCAACACATTCACAAAGCCAAACCCACCCTATCATGtacttttcttttcaacatgGGACTCGGGAGCCTTGATTTACATCATTCAATCACGCTAGGGCAGGTCACACAAGGGCCATGCTGCCCTGTTGCATGCAAAACAGTTGAGTTTGTATTTGAAAGGTAATAAAATCTTCCCAGGGTATATAATATAGGGTATAGCAACCCCTTCATGCTATCTAGACGCCTTTTCTGCATGGAAGCCTTACTTCACACCACTTCCGGTCCATCATTACTGTTCAGAAGTGTTATGAAGATAACAACTTGATTATCTGAAGTTATTTGATGCGAATTGCCGCTTTACGAAGCTGACGAGAAATAGATAACGGTCAAAATCTTTCACTAAAAATGCAGACATGTATTAAGAAATACATAACGTAATTTTGAAGCTTCATGTGTTTTCAGGACGTAGTACCATATTCGCCGAACCTATTCCGGGACTTATTcgatgaaatgacatgaaatgaagtCGTTTTCCTCTCATTTATTGTCCTATAGGTGCTACAGGTAGATTGATTTCCTTTCGCATACGAATTCAACTGTTTTGCAACATGTTATTGTTGCATGCCGGATACATTTTTCGTGCTTTTGTTTAAGTTACAAAACGCTTCAGGGAGGAGATACCGGAAATGAAGAGTAACACAGAATTTTCATGATGGATACCGGCGCATTACAagtgttcatattattatttattattattataggcTATACTGGTTTGgaaatgcgaaaaaaaaaaaacatgatcaaaTCATATTTTGCTCAATAATTCTCCAATTCAATCCCAATCTCCTCTCATTCGACCTTTTGAAGCTACATTTCTAATGTTTCCCTGAGGTCCCTTACTCTGAACTACATACCTGGACTTTTTATACGGCTAATTCATCTGCCCTTCTATTGCCCTTCCAAGTAAATGTACTTCATTCGGTAAACAGAGTAAGAAAATGTCTCCTTTTCTGCAATTTTTTTACAACGTATCGCAACTCTTAGATTAGCTAAATTATTTCActgattaaattttgaatttcgTCCTTGACTTAATTTGGCTAAATGTATACCGAAATAATAACGTATTTAACTGTGTGcataatctctttttttttttttttcgtcttctgTGCGATATACTAAATGTTGAACATAGTACAGGTGTAGGGCCCTGTCCATTGCACCCTATATTGTCGGTAAGTGACGATgttggatttttctttttcatctcgaCTTCAGGCACCGAGATCGGAAATAAGGGAGCATGGACTGTCATGGAAGGCTCCAACATAACCCTGGACTGCCAGGTCTTCACCTATGCGACGACGGACATAAGCAGCGTCTGCGGCCGGGTCGAGTTTACCCGGAACTCTGCGATCTTGGCCGCATCAGACACCAGTCACGTGCGAGGGGGTCCGTACCCGTGGAGCGGCTCCGTCAACTGCACCCTGACGATCCTGGAGTTGACCGTGGAAGAAGGCGGTGTCTACGGCTGCTGCTGGCCGGATCTCTCCGATGGAGAGTGTGGACCTCACATCAAGAAAACTCTACTCGTGCTTCCGGTCACTACAACTCCTGAAACGCACACGACAGTCGCCGTGACAACAACGCGTGAGTACCCTACACTTTCCTCTAGTCCTGTGATCGAAATgtccatgacaaaaaaaaaaaaaataaataaataaaataaatactactgcttaaaggggatgggtaataactgatcagtgggaatcagtgggaatgctgggggatgattgttcctaTCCTTGTTGGATTCagttaagagtacattatatatctattgttgtgtgaaaattatttgcttcagaatggtctcatattcaaataatgtgcagcttaatgtttccaggttagcatgcctgtacagtgacggggcgatcgttaactgGCCGTTAACagtaaactgcacattacttgaatgtgagaccattctgaagcaaacagttttcacacaacaatagatatataatgtaatcttaaatgaatcccacaaggattggaacaatcatcccccagcattcgctctgattctcactgatcagttactagccatcccctttaatgtttgaccttaatttttacattataggcctatatcctGCATAGTTTTGTCCATTAGTGAAGCTGAAAGTGTTAAGGTTGTTTATTTTTGGGCGTAATAGGATACAGCCGATATTCTCATCAGTGTTTAATAGTAGAACACTTTCCGTTTGAACGAAACATACACGCAGATCCTCTGCACAAAGTACATTAGAACTAGCTGAAGGTGACACATCGATGCGCCGCATACCCGCATGAGTTTACCATGGATTTTATTCCTCCCAAAGctatgaaagaaacaaacaaaaatgcgaACAGTCATCAGTGAGATCCTGTTTGAATAGGAAGTGGGGAAAACGTGATCATTGCTTTACCCGTCAAGGTTGGAATTTTACATCACGACTCGAAGCAAGCTGCTGTATAGTTCGCATATGCAATGTTAATCAACCGTATACagttccacaaaaaaaaaaaaaaaaatgagttgtcaccttaagaaatgaaaacggaTTACCGCTATATGAACCATGTTTGCTTAAGCCATTTAGAGTGCGCGCCGGGTCAACTCTTGAAAAAAATTTTGCTCCTATTGGAAGGACGCTTTGTGATGAGATGGGTGCGGTCAGAAGAAGGTTACCTTCTGTTGTTCTGGAGTGGGTAAAAGAATTTCCCTCTCCCCCTACATCTTCGAGTAATCTCATTTCTTTTCCTATTGTCTCTGTTTTCCTCTTCCGTCTTATAGCTCTGTTACGATTTGCTGTTCTGGTGTcactcttgttttttttttttttctttcctccttCTGAACTACTTTTATCAACGTCATCATTCTTCAAATTCAActgattgcaactgattgacaaattgccctacttcgACGTAAATACGCACTGAAtggatcagtgttttttagtagtagccatgatgaaaaatcatgggcgtacatactcgagcaggattcgaacctacgacctcctgatctccggaaaggcgtcatctccactagaccgccgagcttccgcccgacagcacgtgttggttctaatccttatagcatgcagcgggtactgcgtaattattcaaattcatgacattcttccgtcgagatgttttctttgcaactgattatcaaattgccctacatcgacgtaaataagcaccgaattgatcagtggtttttttttagtagtagccatgataaaacaccatgggcgtacatacacactcgagcaggattcgaacctacgacctcctgatctctggacaggcgtcatctccactagaccaccgagcttcggtccgacagcaagtgttggttgcTGGTTGTTGGTTGAAatcggtgcttatttacgtcgatgtaggaaAATTTGTCAAttaattgcaatgaaaacatctcgacggaagaacttcatgaCTTCAGTTGGACTTTGAATacttacgcagtacccgctgcatgttataaggattagaaccaacactggTTGCCATGCAATTGCTTATACTGCGCCTTCGTTTCGGACTAATTCCAGTGAGATGGCGATCTCTTCAAACTTTTCAGATCCTAGGGTACAGGAGTATCCATAAAgtcacattttattttaaaCGAGGCGCCTCGGTGAGTTGCAACAAGTCGCTTCCTCACCGCAATGATAAAAGTCATGGGCAAACAAACCGTGTTTTTTATGTCAGTCACGTCGCCATACCAAAAATTTTATGAGGACCATTTCACCCGTTGAGGCTTGTCATTTCCAGAACTGGAATAACCTTCAgtaaaccatggacctacagaGTAAACAGACCGAGTTTAATCGTACGTATCTGGCAGTGCATTGAGGTCCCATTTCttgcaaaatgataaaagaataaTTGTGCAATGTATGCTTTGGATTTTGTTTCAAGTTTTGtctgatggaaataaatgacaaattgagttggatggaaagaaaacaaaaagatctGCTAAAACAATGCTGTTTAGTCATGTAGACATATCATACCATCTTTCAAAATTGACTGTGGTCTCGTTAACCCTGACTCTTTAGAATTCGAAGTGTGCGATTTTGTagcttgttgttgttgcgtATTATTTCTACAGGGCATCTTCAAGTAAGACAACGTGTGGACTCCATAGATATCTGCTATAACGCACTTCAACCTCCCAAATATCGATATCTGTTCCCATATCCCCTTTACCACTACAGTGCCCACTACGACTTCCAAGTCGACAACAACTATGACTCCAACAACGACAGCAGAAACGACAACAGAAGCAGAGCAACAGAAGACGCCGAAAAGATACACTACCAGCAATCCTGTCGGCAAAGTTTCACCACGTGAGTATAAACACACATGCACGACTAGTGGTCCTTCCCTCATCCGTGCCCGTTGCCATGGGGATGACGTTTGGTCCCGCCATCACCCCCTTCTCTTTCATGTCCCGAAGACCGTGGTACCCAATGGTTTAATGTTCACAGTGCAAcgaaatatttgcatataacCAACCCTTGTGAGATGGAAGTGCATGAGAATCAATTGCCAGAGCTATCACTATCTCTTACAAggaatgattataataatgcgTCGTTTTAGTAGGGATTGTAAAAATAACATGATGCCGATGCAGCCAATCCATTGGAAGGCACTCTTATGACTGCACTATTATGGCCCTACCTTCGCAATCTGTTACATGGCAAACCTGCATTCAGTGAtgcatttttgtgatgtacCGATGGGATGAACATAATGTCTTGATAGCAcaccatttgttttgtttttatttggggAGAACATTCGCGTTTTAATGTCcaacaattaaaaataaaatgaccaCAAAGCATGATGTATAGCGCACGCAATATGCAGACAAAAATAAGTTATATCTGCATGCTGTTTTAAACCGAGTGACGGATGGAAGGAGCACGTAATAAACTTGGGTATAGATTAATCTGACTTCAGAGAACTGTAACTTATGGCGGATataaacgggggggggggggtgtttccaAAGAAGATCAAAAACAGTGCATAAGTgcatgtcagtgcataaattatCTTTTGTTGGGCATACTTGGAAGCCCCAGTTTCAGAAATTACCATTAAAAAACAGTACCCGAACCGAATTGGTCTGTTCAGGGCGCACACAGTCAAATtggcctgtttgtttgtttgtttgttcgtccattttccatctgagaagatggctggatagcccatcagctatgctaagctggccttccatggggtccagttggatgtgaggcgggaccactaaACACCCTTGCGTGCTGTGGGCTGAGTAATGATGTTATGCAAGCGTCCTCAGAGAACTTTAATCatccatatacattgtatatgattaTCTGCTGTCGAATTTTATACTAATATGTATCTTGCCTTAATTGTTTATGCTTCTGGTTCCCAGTCACGTGCGGATGACTTTTGTAGATGACTGTCGTCTGTGAATTTGGCAGCCTTGATAGTGGTGACCACGACTCTCTGTCCTCGTTTTTATTCGTTACCACTGATCAATGAAGGACTGGTCAGccacacaaaattcacaaatatcacaaaaagtgcAAGTTCAAATTAATTGCATACCTATAGCTAACCTGTGATTTTtctatctttgtttttgttgttgttgttatttttgtttttgtttttaaagcgCTTCCCCTCCTTGTGAAAAATTTACCTCAACAACTGGACCTTGAGAACTCGGGGTTGCTTTGACTTGATGACCCCAATGGGGTCCCTGAAACCCATACCAGAAGTTCAATTCATGCAGCTTTACTTTCCGTGTGAGCACTTCTGGCTAGAAGTAGTCCTTTCAGAGTGGCAAAGGAGACTTGTTCGTGAACGTCCTTAAACGTGcaaaatgatttgtttgttcgCTCGTTTGTCATCCGGCAAACCCGAGTCACGTTTctccttaaagggatgatatagttttggttgatatTATACTTTGTTTCAAGTTTCTAACGTTTAATTGGTgacataatgagaaatctcttatgataatatgaaagagcatgtaattctaagaggaattcaacgttaatttgttgaaaattggttttaaaatggctgagatattaaaaaaagcgATACtgatgaaaggtgggacccacctttcattagggtcgctttgttttactttgtttctggttatctcagccatttcaaaaccgtttttcattgaataaactttgaattcctcttggaaaaGGTACGCTCGGTAGCATTTTATATGTTtagatatctcgcaaaaagttaaaagctcaatcttTGCCAGTGGCGGTGTTTTAGTCTTTTCCAGTTAAGTTTTGCTCGATTCTGCAGTCTCGCATGTCAAAACGCTGTGAGTTTCTGAAGTACGTTACCGGTTCGTATATAGCTATCGGCATGGCTTGAGACTCCTTTTACAATACACAACAACTCTTAGCACAGTGCAAGAACGCTTTACAGAAACGTGAATAGAGACGAGCTTTCTCTTCAATACGAACCTGTTCAGTGGCACGAGATAATACAGTCGCGTAATTACGTCTCTCACAGGGGGTCCTGTGGAGAAGTAGGCTGCGCATCACCAAGACGTCGAGTGACAGCGCCATATGCACGGCCAGAGCGGTGGAGTTGGGGTGTGAGACGCGATCATGATAGTTCATTATCCGGCTCTGAAAAGCGATCGAGGGTCTCAGGGATAAACTAGTTTCATCGTATGCCACAGCTTCATGCTATGGTGtccctttttcatattttatgaaaatagtgggggcgctgtggcatagtggataagattctcgactcccgatcggaggaccggagttcgaatcccgcccagagCTTACAtgtacgtccttggacaagatgtttttacccaccatgtcactctcaacccaggtgtataaatgggtacctggcaacgctagggcaATGATAATGGAAGGGCCCTCTGTTTaatagagcagtggcaacactgaagaggctaccctatatcattatcattattataatattatatggCATCGTTTTATTCTTTGATGTCTTCATTCGATAGAACTTAAAAGTGTACTTCTAGGTCTATACAGAATGTGTGAAAAGGGGTGGGAGTAGTTTCAACCGATGTTAAAAGCATGGAGGATATAAAAATATCTACCTCACGTATAAAAACAGAGGATGAGAATTCTAAATTGTTGAAATTAGAACATGAGCCAGGGCGAAAAGGTGGATACGAAAATTTACCGTAAAGCAGAGAAGTGCATGATAGTGTAATAAACGCTTGGTATAGGAGGGTGGGATATCATATAAACCGCATGCAGAAATCGAAGGATGGGCTTTCATGGACTAAATGTAGAAAACAGAACATGTTAATGATGGGACAATTTCGACTGATGCTGAAAACAGGGCAGACGGGGTAGATCTGACCAAATATGGATACCAGGGGATGAGAAACCAGTAAGCTATAAATGTAGAAAACAGAGCATGAAATTAAATGGCATTGACTAGAAGTGGGatccaatggaaaaaaaaaagagttgattCGGTGCAGAAAGCAATCCGTGGCTGAAACATTCTTCACAtccttgggggtggggggggggggtgggggtgagggtgtgtgtgtgtagtgggggggggggagctcatCGTTCGCTGCCTTCACATGTTCATAAATTTAATCTTCtccctttgttcttttttggttgAGCATTGTGTTTTCTATTTGATTCATTGCGACGTTTAGGCttggttgggtttttttctgaCCCACTGCTGTTGGCAATCATGAaattgacattgaaaaaaaaaaacaaacaaaaacgataCAACTTTGAATAATCACAAAATTACAATTTCCGTACATATATCaatcttgtttatttttgtgaatattctgtttcagattttcttttcatgtaaCAATTGTCACTTCTAAGCGACATCGGCGGCTCGGAGTGTAGGTGATTGATTATAAGACTGCCCCAATTTTCAAAGGACATTGCCATAAAATCCGTGTCGCATTCGACAGatttagtgttgttgttgttgttgttgttaaagcATCGATATAGACATAATAGGCTGTTAGGAGAGTCGTCTTGCTTTATTGTCGGTGCCattaaagagtacattatatgtctattgttgtgtgaaaattatttgcttcagaatggtctgatattcaagtaatgtgcagcatgcctgtacagtgacggggcaatcGTTAACAgccccgttaacgatcgcccctacactgtacatgcatgctaacctggaaacattgaaatGCACATTACTTCAATATaagaccattctgaagtaaatcattttcacacaacaatagatatataatgtactcttaaatgaatccacaaggattggaacaatcatcccccagcattcccactgattcccactgatcaggtactagccatcccctttaatgtcagAGATTCGTCTTGTTTGACTGGCGCAAACTTGTCGATTTTTCCATGGATTGTCGGGTCATGGTGTAATGTGACGTTACTTTGCGACGATGACAGAAGTCCGATGAATCCAGAGTGATTGAAAGCGGATTAATGGtgttttttgttgatgtttttcattttttatcatcAACTGCGAGTGCTTTTGATACTCGCACATGCAGTTTAATACACATACGTTCATCTCTTTCTTCCCCAAGGCTCTTGCTAAACGGGGGCAATATCTCCTCGGAGACCACTGCACGTCTGTCAGGGCTAACTTGTCATTTTTAGAAGAGCCAAACTAACAAAGACGAATTTGTTGAGGTTATATAGGTTTgttcgtttatttgtttgtgtgtttgcttgttttctcGTTTGTTTTCGTTCTGTTTTCCTCGTAAAAGTCGTGGCTCCATTGTT
The nucleotide sequence above comes from Diadema setosum chromosome 5, eeDiaSeto1, whole genome shotgun sequence. Encoded proteins:
- the LOC140229283 gene encoding uncharacterized protein produces the protein MDYFCASSVRVFLATVAVIYPVLSAESLGTEIGNKGAWTVMEGSNITLDCQVFTYATTDISSVCGRVEFTRNSAILAASDTSHVRGGPYPWSGSVNCTLTILELTVEEGGVYGCCWPDLSDGECGPHIKKTLLVLPVTTTPETHTTVAVTTTLPTTTSKSTTTMTPTTTAETTTEAEQQKTPKRYTTSNPVGKVSPHIQNEAQRQTPIHRTVWPLLLTIAVVVVLVILVVRYCKMRAKGVGGKEPVPTADPDGPGNYGTAEELSLASNGVTVTTDPRIIDLSDDSER